A single region of the Streptosporangiales bacterium genome encodes:
- a CDS encoding ABC transporter permease subunit, whose product MALRLVRSLAGTLLTLLATSFAIFGAVYAAPGDPVAFLVGGRDNLSEANIAAVRAQYHLDDPFLVQYGRWLFDALQGDLGRSFQYGDQVADLVMARLPTTLSLVAYASMLSVVLGVALGALAAVRRGRVDAAVVAGTTLAASVPSFVTAIVLVSAFSVQLGWFPVAGAGEGLAGRMYHLALPALTLALGSLAVLSRVTRQSMVEQWGHDHVEAARGTGMAEGLLVRRHVFRNALGPIVTMCGLLTAGMLAGTVVVETAFGMSGIGSLLVNAIKTQDFPVAQAVLLLMVVAYIVVTTVVDLVHPLIDPRVRTEGGRP is encoded by the coding sequence GTGGCCCTCCGTTTGGTCCGCAGCCTGGCCGGCACGCTGCTGACGCTGCTGGCCACGTCGTTCGCCATCTTCGGCGCGGTCTACGCCGCGCCGGGCGACCCGGTGGCGTTCCTCGTCGGCGGCCGCGACAACCTGTCCGAGGCGAACATCGCCGCGGTGCGCGCGCAGTACCACCTCGACGACCCGTTCCTCGTCCAGTACGGCCGGTGGCTCTTCGACGCCCTGCAGGGCGACCTCGGCCGGTCGTTCCAGTACGGCGACCAGGTCGCCGACCTGGTGATGGCGCGCCTCCCGACGACGTTGTCGCTCGTGGCGTACGCGTCGATGCTGTCGGTCGTCCTCGGGGTGGCGCTCGGGGCACTGGCCGCCGTCCGCCGTGGCCGGGTCGACGCCGCGGTGGTCGCGGGCACCACGCTCGCTGCCTCGGTGCCGTCGTTCGTGACCGCGATCGTGCTGGTGTCGGCGTTCAGCGTGCAGCTCGGCTGGTTCCCCGTCGCGGGTGCGGGTGAGGGACTCGCCGGCCGGATGTACCACCTCGCGCTGCCCGCGCTCACGCTCGCGCTCGGCTCGCTCGCGGTGCTGAGCCGGGTGACGCGGCAGAGCATGGTGGAGCAGTGGGGACACGACCACGTCGAAGCGGCTCGCGGCACGGGCATGGCCGAGGGCCTCCTGGTCCGCCGGCACGTGTTCCGCAACGCGCTCGGGCCGATCGTCACGATGTGCGGGCTGCTGACGGCGGGCATGCTCGCCGGCACGGTGGTGGTCGAGACCGCGTTCGGCATGAGCGGCATCGGCTCGCTGCTCGTCAACGCCATCAAGACCCAGGACTTCCCCGTCGCACAGGCCGTGCTGCTGCTCATGGTCGTCGCGTACATCGTGGTGACCACCGTCGTCGACCTCGTCCACCCGCTCATCGACCCGCGCGTCAGGACCGAGGGAGGACGCCCATGA